The proteins below come from a single Streptomyces sp. M92 genomic window:
- a CDS encoding IS630 family transposase (programmed frameshift): protein MRYAQGGGLTPQGQAARERVRMLAADGFVRGEKNTVIAKELRVSVRSVERWRRSWREGGRQALRPSGPAKRPKLGHSDFAVLEPLLLEGAMAQGWADERWTLSRVRLLIADQLGVSLSIRGVWELLRRHGWSCQQPARRAVERDAAAVSGLGEGDLAPGKATAAALGAWLVFEDEAAVSMTSHRARTWAPRGSTPVVRFNGASRGRITMAALVCFKAGERSRLIYRPRVQGHHQGAHRGFTWQDYRDLLVRAHLQLGGPILVIWDNLNVHRCSRLREYAAEHDWLTIVQLPSYAPDLNPVEGIWSLLRRSTTANVVFRDRDHLVQAVRSGLRRIQRRTDLIEGCLAETGLTLNTTTQRKGQ, encoded by the exons ATGAGATATGCGCAGGGTGGTGGTCTCACTCCGCAGGGTCAGGCCGCGCGGGAGCGGGTGCGCATGCTGGCCGCCGATGGCTTTGTGCGGGGTGAGAAGAACACGGTGATCGCGAAAGAACTGCGGGTCAGCGTCCGGTCGGTGGAACGGTGGCGCCGCTCCTGGCGCGAGGGAGGGCGACAGGCCCTGCGCCCGTCGGGCCCGGCCAAGCGGCCGAAGCTCGGCCACAGTGACTTCGCCGTGCTCGAGCCGCTGTTGCTGGAAGGCGCGATGGCTCAGGGCTGGGCGGATGAGCGGTGGACGCTCTCGCGGGTGCGGCTGCTGATTGCCGACCAGTTGGGAGTGTCGTTGTCGATCCGCGGAGTGTGGGAGTTGTTGCGGCGGCACGGCTGGTCCTGTCAGCAGCCTGCCCGGCGGGCGGTCGAACGGGACGCTGCGGCGGTGTCCG GGCTGGGTGAAGGAGATCTGGCCCCGGGCAAAGCCACCGCGGCGGCGCTCGGGGCATGGCTGGTCTTCGAGGACGAAGCCGCTGTCTCGATGACGTCGCACCGTGCACGCACCTGGGCACCCAGGGGGAGCACACCCGTGGTTCGATTCAACGGCGCTTCCCGCGGCCGCATCACGATGGCCGCACTGGTGTGCTTCAAGGCCGGCGAACGCAGCCGTCTGATCTACCGTCCTCGCGTCCAGGGCCATCACCAAGGGGCCCATCGCGGCTTCACCTGGCAGGACTACCGTGATCTTCTCGTGCGGGCCCACCTCCAGCTCGGCGGTCCCATCCTGGTGATCTGGGACAACCTGAACGTTCATCGCTGCAGCCGATTACGTGAGTACGCGGCAGAGCATGACTGGCTCACCATCGTCCAGCTGCCCAGCTATGCACCCGACCTCAATCCGGTCGAGGGCATCTGGTCGTTGCTCCGGCGCAGCACTACCGCCAACGTCGTCTTCCGCGATCGCGACCACCTTGTCCAAGCTGTCCGCAGTGGCCTGCGCCGCATCCAACGACGCACCGACCTCATCGAGGGTTGCCTCGCCGAAACCGGTCTCACACTCAACACGACAACTCAACGGAAAGGTCAGTAG
- a CDS encoding cold-shock protein, with product MASGTVKWFNSEKGYGFIAQDDGGADVFAHYSEIKGSGFRELTEGEHVTFEVGQGQKGPQAQNIVRR from the coding sequence ATGGCCAGCGGCACCGTGAAGTGGTTCAACAGCGAGAAGGGTTACGGCTTCATCGCGCAGGACGACGGGGGTGCGGACGTCTTCGCGCACTACTCCGAAATCAAGGGCAGCGGGTTCCGCGAGCTGACGGAGGGCGAGCACGTCACCTTCGAGGTGGGACAGGGCCAGAAGGGGCCGCAGGCGCAGAACATTGTCCGTCGCTGA
- a CDS encoding ANTAR domain-containing protein — protein sequence MAQLREAITYRPVIDQARGMVMAIGHFTPGEAWEVLVAVSQHNNIKLRTVAEQLVATTAGHPLPPPIRRALGQILRGRRRG from the coding sequence GTGGCGCAGCTACGTGAGGCGATAACGTACCGGCCGGTGATAGACCAGGCCCGCGGCATGGTGATGGCGATCGGCCACTTCACTCCCGGCGAGGCGTGGGAGGTCCTGGTGGCCGTCTCCCAGCACAACAACATCAAGCTGCGCACCGTGGCCGAGCAACTGGTCGCCACCACCGCCGGCCACCCGCTGCCCCCACCGATACGCCGAGCTCTTGGACAGATCCTGCGCGGCCGCCGCCGCGGATGA
- a CDS encoding DUF5133 domain-containing protein has translation MLMAHPAVLRDLIDQYEALAAVGAADADSAQVRQRLDDVAYTLCVSTGTRNIDAALIAARHQLPGARPLDDSVLNAG, from the coding sequence ATGCTGATGGCCCACCCCGCGGTGCTGCGGGATCTGATCGACCAGTACGAGGCCCTCGCCGCCGTGGGCGCCGCCGACGCGGACAGCGCGCAGGTGCGTCAGCGCCTGGACGACGTCGCTTACACACTGTGTGTGTCCACCGGCACCCGGAACATCGACGCGGCCCTGATCGCCGCACGGCATCAGTTGCCCGGCGCCCGCCCTCTGGACGACTCGGTGCTGAACGCCGGCTGA
- a CDS encoding helix-turn-helix domain-containing protein — MRSDEVDAGAGAVAAGHGSEGDRAADSGWEVVRPGGAPNVPGVRMVGFRDRVGQALDLRVLPQPAVVVVIGLGNDPFTVEGGIAQRPSTSPNPHPSLVASLSPGPTQIHGRYVECIEMCLSPGVAYALLGVSPHELKGAVVGLEDLWGRQERQLREQVAAATTWQERFTLVSEFLTRRAPQGPSLAPEVAGVWDTIVAHGGRVRVNDLAASCGWSRKRLWSRFNAQIGLTPKRAAMLVRFDQAAQSLRAGGNAADIAQAHGYTDQSHLHRDVLAFAGCTPAALADL, encoded by the coding sequence ATGCGCAGCGACGAAGTGGATGCCGGGGCCGGAGCCGTGGCCGCGGGCCATGGTTCCGAGGGCGACCGTGCAGCCGACAGCGGGTGGGAAGTAGTGCGGCCCGGCGGCGCGCCTAACGTTCCCGGTGTCCGGATGGTCGGCTTCCGGGATCGCGTCGGCCAGGCACTGGACCTGCGGGTGCTGCCCCAGCCTGCTGTGGTCGTCGTCATCGGCCTGGGGAACGACCCGTTCACGGTCGAAGGCGGCATCGCGCAACGACCCTCGACGAGCCCGAACCCTCATCCCAGCCTAGTCGCGTCGTTGTCGCCCGGTCCCACACAGATCCACGGCCGGTACGTCGAGTGCATCGAGATGTGCCTGTCGCCCGGCGTCGCCTACGCGCTGCTGGGCGTGTCGCCGCACGAACTGAAAGGGGCGGTCGTCGGCCTGGAAGACCTGTGGGGGCGGCAGGAACGGCAGCTCCGTGAACAAGTGGCCGCCGCTACCACGTGGCAGGAACGTTTCACGCTGGTCAGCGAGTTCCTCACCCGCCGGGCCCCCCAGGGCCCGTCACTGGCACCCGAGGTCGCCGGAGTGTGGGACACCATTGTGGCGCACGGGGGCCGGGTACGAGTCAACGACCTCGCCGCGTCCTGCGGGTGGAGCCGCAAGCGGCTGTGGTCCCGGTTCAATGCCCAGATCGGCCTCACACCCAAGCGCGCCGCCATGCTCGTCCGCTTCGACCAGGCCGCCCAATCCCTCCGCGCGGGTGGCAACGCCGCGGACATCGCCCAGGCGCACGGATACACCGACCAGTCCCACCTCCACCGCGACGTCCTCGCCTTCGCCGGGTGCACGCCCGCTGCCCTGGCCGACCTCTGA
- a CDS encoding methyltransferase — protein MQEATADRGLIVQLAFGSMASQTLRAALRLGVFDLIGDGRRPASEIAADAGAEYQPMTRLLRALAGLGLMEEHEPDTFSVTAAGALLDSSRPDSLVSFVRMFTDPAIVRAWDGLDSSVRTGGIAFDAVFGTDFFSFLGRHPQLSADFNAAMSQASEETAAVLPHAYDFSRFTSVTDIGGGDGSVLAGILAAHPALTGVLHDTKDGLAQAPKTLDRHGVADRCSLAAGDFFRSVPGGSDLYLIKSVLHDWSDDQAVTILGHCREVLPPGGHVLIVEPVLPEVVGSGAAAHAADGGITYLSDLNMLVNLGGRERTRKDFEEVCHRAGLSIVSATPLVEAAPFYLIETTAC, from the coding sequence ATGCAAGAGGCCACGGCCGACCGAGGTCTGATCGTCCAACTCGCCTTCGGCAGCATGGCCTCGCAGACCTTGCGCGCCGCATTGCGGCTCGGAGTCTTCGACCTGATCGGCGACGGCCGGCGGCCGGCCAGCGAGATAGCCGCCGATGCAGGAGCCGAGTACCAACCCATGACGAGGCTGTTGCGCGCCCTCGCCGGCCTGGGCCTGATGGAGGAGCACGAACCCGACACGTTCTCAGTGACTGCTGCCGGCGCCCTTCTCGATTCCAGCCGCCCCGACTCGCTCGTCTCGTTCGTCCGGATGTTCACCGACCCGGCAATCGTGCGGGCGTGGGACGGCCTGGACAGCAGCGTCCGCACCGGCGGCATCGCCTTCGACGCCGTCTTCGGCACCGACTTCTTCAGCTTTCTCGGCCGACACCCCCAGCTGTCCGCTGACTTCAACGCGGCGATGAGCCAGGCCTCCGAGGAGACGGCCGCCGTGCTGCCGCACGCCTACGACTTCAGCCGCTTCACTTCGGTCACCGACATTGGCGGCGGCGACGGAAGCGTCCTGGCCGGCATACTCGCCGCGCACCCGGCGCTCACGGGCGTCCTCCACGACACCAAGGACGGCCTGGCCCAGGCACCGAAGACGCTTGACCGGCACGGAGTGGCCGACCGCTGCTCCCTGGCCGCGGGCGACTTCTTCCGCTCCGTGCCCGGCGGCTCGGACCTATACCTGATCAAGAGCGTCCTGCACGACTGGTCGGACGATCAGGCGGTCACGATCCTCGGCCACTGCCGCGAGGTACTACCGCCCGGCGGCCACGTCCTGATCGTGGAGCCGGTGCTTCCCGAAGTCGTCGGTTCCGGTGCCGCCGCGCACGCCGCAGACGGCGGGATCACTTACCTCAGCGACCTCAACATGCTGGTGAACCTGGGCGGGAGGGAACGTACCCGCAAGGACTTCGAAGAGGTGTGTCACCGCGCGGGACTGTCCATCGTGTCGGCGACGCCGCTGGTGGAGGCGGCCCCCTTCTACCTGATCGAGACCACGGCCTGCTGA
- a CDS encoding DNRLRE domain-containing protein yields MRTTWHAAGIAMLTATAVLLATPNVAVAAGGTSPADAEAERAVSGLLEAVDQLRTHPVKEAESVEAAQTAARMQDHRVEVLQMRTETDTVFANSDGTLTRETSVAPVRMLKDGRWTDVDVDLRREADGDIVAKAHPRGLSLAGKGGALAPSLRSAAAAPRTQARDLVTLGSGDHRIAVQWKGGLPAPRLSGNTATYENAVPGGDLVVEATRTGFEQFLQLRRAPRGGAPLVLPIVLPEGMTAKSGTDGGVDFVDDSGETVATMPAPTMWDSQVDPRSGEHVNRKRVAMDVTQSGTTVQLTLHPGADWLTAPSTQYPVTVDPATEALDVLFDTFVQGGDTTDQSASTDLKVGWPGDLEGTTKRVARSFLTFRTANFADALVSKASLKLWNYHSWSCAKRSWEVWAAGAADTNTRWTKQPTMTEKIATSTETKSATCNNAGWVTADITKLAQTWSSAQAETGSLALKAADESDPYGWKRFYSANAVNEDQIPTLEVTYNYRPYNGVNLQAGPPFISSGGIFRVNTTTPVLRFSTVDTNGKDEVTGTYEITDTATGKVVTTVNAVPVPANSTSQVKVPAGKLLSGHTYSLRTTAYDGTHYANGWSDPVRFTVDTAWKPTAAENALGLANTYSDAADVTAATSSDSTYASIAVTEDNVVSVPWDGTNNAIDIRNDLMPNKLTIPAAGTKGTQVGGNVVYTSTGPVETVVQPTVDGGSRTLNILKNGSAPHDYETGFTMPAGMKAVTHDDGSVSLYAAGDENAGKAPASNTAGFFDAPWAKDAVGNDVPTSYKVVGNKLVQHVDFDTSSSFPIVIDPSWWSTTRKIAKCALAVSGFIFTFTPAGSSKRVLTAVKLVKKIGVKKTAKLIQTYAKRRKLTSAHRKAVAALLGIPALKKACKF; encoded by the coding sequence ATGAGAACCACCTGGCATGCCGCCGGCATAGCCATGCTGACCGCCACAGCCGTGCTCCTGGCCACGCCGAACGTCGCCGTCGCAGCCGGCGGAACCAGCCCTGCGGACGCGGAGGCGGAGCGTGCCGTCTCTGGGCTGCTGGAGGCGGTCGACCAGCTCAGAACCCACCCGGTCAAGGAGGCCGAGAGCGTCGAAGCGGCACAGACCGCCGCACGGATGCAGGACCACCGGGTCGAGGTCCTGCAGATGCGCACGGAGACTGACACCGTATTCGCCAACTCCGACGGCACCCTTACCCGAGAGACATCCGTAGCGCCCGTCCGGATGCTCAAGGACGGACGCTGGACGGACGTCGACGTGGACCTTCGACGCGAGGCCGACGGTGACATCGTCGCCAAAGCCCATCCGCGGGGGCTTTCCCTCGCCGGAAAGGGCGGCGCCCTGGCGCCCTCGCTGCGCAGCGCCGCGGCGGCACCGCGGACGCAGGCCCGCGACCTGGTCACCCTGGGCAGCGGCGACCACAGGATCGCCGTCCAGTGGAAGGGCGGCCTGCCCGCCCCACGGCTGTCCGGCAACACCGCCACCTACGAGAACGCCGTTCCCGGCGGTGACCTGGTCGTCGAGGCCACCCGCACCGGTTTCGAGCAATTCCTCCAACTGCGGCGGGCCCCGCGCGGCGGCGCGCCCCTGGTGCTGCCGATCGTGCTGCCCGAGGGTATGACCGCCAAGTCCGGCACTGACGGCGGCGTCGACTTTGTGGACGACTCCGGCGAGACCGTCGCGACGATGCCGGCACCCACGATGTGGGACAGTCAGGTCGATCCGCGCTCCGGGGAGCACGTCAACCGCAAGCGGGTCGCCATGGACGTCACCCAGTCCGGCACCACCGTACAGCTCACCCTGCACCCGGGCGCCGACTGGCTCACCGCCCCCAGCACGCAGTACCCCGTCACGGTCGACCCGGCGACGGAGGCCCTCGACGTCCTCTTCGACACCTTCGTGCAGGGCGGCGACACCACCGACCAATCCGCGAGCACCGACCTGAAGGTGGGCTGGCCCGGCGATCTCGAGGGCACCACCAAGCGCGTCGCGCGGTCCTTCCTGACCTTCCGCACCGCGAACTTCGCCGACGCACTGGTGTCCAAGGCGTCACTGAAACTGTGGAACTACCACTCCTGGTCCTGCGCAAAGCGCAGCTGGGAGGTGTGGGCGGCGGGGGCCGCCGACACCAACACCCGGTGGACCAAGCAACCGACGATGACGGAGAAGATCGCAACCTCCACCGAGACCAAGTCCGCGACCTGCAACAACGCGGGCTGGGTCACGGCCGACATCACCAAGCTCGCGCAGACTTGGTCCTCCGCCCAGGCGGAGACCGGATCCCTGGCGTTGAAGGCCGCCGACGAATCCGACCCGTACGGCTGGAAGCGGTTCTACTCCGCCAACGCCGTCAACGAGGACCAGATCCCCACCCTGGAAGTGACCTACAACTACCGCCCCTACAACGGGGTCAACCTCCAGGCCGGCCCACCCTTCATCTCCTCCGGCGGCATCTTCCGGGTGAACACCACCACGCCGGTCCTCCGCTTCTCCACCGTGGACACCAACGGCAAGGACGAGGTCACCGGCACCTACGAGATCACCGACACCGCGACCGGCAAGGTGGTCACCACCGTCAACGCCGTCCCGGTGCCGGCCAACAGCACCTCGCAGGTGAAGGTCCCCGCGGGCAAGCTCTTGTCGGGCCACACGTACAGCCTCCGGACCACCGCTTACGACGGCACTCACTACGCCAACGGCTGGTCCGACCCGGTCCGCTTCACTGTCGACACCGCGTGGAAGCCGACAGCAGCGGAGAACGCCCTCGGCCTGGCGAACACGTACTCCGACGCCGCCGACGTCACCGCCGCGACCTCGTCGGACTCCACCTACGCGTCCATCGCGGTCACCGAAGACAACGTGGTCTCCGTCCCCTGGGACGGCACGAACAACGCCATCGACATCCGCAACGACCTCATGCCCAACAAGCTGACCATCCCCGCGGCCGGCACCAAGGGTACCCAGGTCGGCGGCAACGTCGTCTACACGTCGACCGGCCCGGTCGAGACCGTCGTACAGCCCACCGTCGACGGCGGATCGCGCACGCTGAACATTCTGAAGAACGGCAGCGCGCCGCACGACTACGAGACCGGCTTCACCATGCCCGCGGGGATGAAGGCCGTCACGCACGACGATGGCTCGGTCTCGCTCTACGCAGCGGGTGACGAGAATGCCGGGAAAGCCCCCGCATCGAACACCGCCGGCTTCTTCGACGCCCCCTGGGCCAAGGACGCCGTCGGCAATGACGTGCCGACCAGCTACAAAGTCGTGGGCAACAAGCTCGTCCAGCACGTCGACTTCGACACAAGCAGCTCGTTCCCCATCGTGATCGACCCCTCTTGGTGGTCCACCACGAGGAAGATCGCCAAGTGCGCGCTGGCGGTGTCCGGCTTTATCTTCACCTTCACGCCCGCGGGCAGCTCCAAGCGCGTACTGACCGCCGTGAAGCTGGTGAAGAAGATCGGGGTCAAGAAAACCGCGAAACTCATCCAGACCTATGCCAAGCGCCGCAAGCTGACCTCGGCGCACCGCAAGGCCGTCGCGGCGCTGCTGGGCATTCCGGCCCTGAAGAAGGCCTGCAAGTTCTGA
- a CDS encoding PH domain-containing protein — protein sequence MTAGEEVICRPPRTRPLWVFVGLGAAGAVLAAGRLVYSGEFVDWWVGGGLLAAVVGVAFLHAVTLEVRADAYGVHTGSRLRRRRSVSWRDIADLRVHIQYGRHGEEYFRVGMVGRNGRTRRLPLPLSVSRQDRADFEATLDALRTLHRRHGEPESDHLAVISKRTSGRGVAVPLVLCVLLLAGAGLAAWFVPVTGATKEAWTSAVPCHAGTASTESRECLTTEDAVIAWTEVGGAKQPSRLYFASGRPVDRITVSREGAQGFRAGDRVELTWWRGQVRVVAGNRHVWREHFTSAGSVAVIAATLALVAGWPAARLLVHRRGRRLADDEVLPSVLPFLGALGATALWLLPLCYLHPLGPPASTGFLVWAAAGTLATSGLFVLAWRATRVRTPLEAASGASPREPAAADVFLAARFLESTDYNPNHFGTHIVLGDNPPAVVPHPGPGRFAARPIPVQRLTLQGVRRLRGGDGEAVPRSWHVAELDDAGEPVRLAAAPADLIRIIRALNATRASQKTTLTEA from the coding sequence ATGACTGCTGGCGAGGAAGTGATCTGCCGTCCCCCGCGTACCCGGCCCTTGTGGGTGTTCGTCGGGCTGGGCGCGGCCGGTGCTGTCCTGGCTGCGGGACGCCTGGTGTACTCGGGCGAGTTCGTGGACTGGTGGGTGGGCGGCGGACTGCTGGCCGCTGTGGTGGGTGTCGCGTTCCTCCACGCTGTCACCCTGGAGGTGAGAGCGGATGCGTACGGCGTGCACACCGGCTCGCGGCTGCGCCGCCGCAGAAGCGTGTCGTGGCGCGACATCGCCGATCTGCGCGTCCACATCCAGTACGGGCGGCACGGGGAGGAGTACTTCCGCGTCGGCATGGTGGGGCGCAATGGCCGCACCCGACGGCTTCCCCTGCCGCTGTCCGTATCCCGGCAGGACCGGGCGGACTTCGAGGCGACGCTGGACGCGTTGCGGACGCTTCACCGTCGGCACGGGGAGCCGGAGTCTGACCATCTCGCTGTGATCTCCAAGCGCACCAGCGGGCGCGGGGTCGCTGTGCCGTTGGTCCTGTGCGTGCTGTTGCTCGCGGGCGCGGGGCTGGCTGCGTGGTTCGTGCCCGTCACCGGGGCGACGAAGGAGGCGTGGACGTCGGCCGTCCCGTGTCACGCTGGGACGGCGTCCACCGAGAGTCGAGAGTGCCTGACCACCGAGGACGCCGTGATCGCGTGGACCGAGGTGGGCGGGGCGAAGCAGCCTAGCCGGCTGTACTTCGCCAGCGGCCGGCCCGTGGACCGGATCACGGTTTCCCGCGAGGGAGCTCAGGGATTTCGAGCCGGTGACCGCGTCGAACTCACCTGGTGGCGCGGTCAGGTGAGGGTGGTCGCGGGCAACCGACACGTCTGGCGCGAGCACTTCACCAGCGCCGGTTCGGTGGCCGTCATCGCGGCTACGCTCGCCCTCGTCGCCGGCTGGCCGGCCGCCCGGCTCCTGGTGCACCGGCGCGGGCGGCGGCTTGCCGACGACGAGGTGCTGCCGTCGGTGCTGCCGTTCCTCGGCGCTCTGGGCGCCACGGCCCTGTGGCTGCTGCCGCTCTGCTACCTCCACCCCCTGGGGCCGCCGGCCTCCACCGGTTTCCTCGTCTGGGCGGCTGCGGGGACGCTCGCCACGTCGGGCCTGTTCGTCCTGGCCTGGCGCGCGACCCGGGTCCGAACACCCCTCGAAGCGGCATCCGGGGCCTCGCCTCGGGAGCCCGCTGCCGCAGACGTGTTCCTCGCCGCCCGCTTCCTGGAGAGCACCGACTACAACCCGAACCACTTCGGCACCCACATCGTGCTCGGCGACAACCCGCCGGCGGTCGTTCCGCACCCCGGCCCGGGACGGTTCGCGGCGCGACCGATCCCGGTGCAGCGGCTCACGCTCCAGGGCGTACGGCGACTGCGCGGCGGCGACGGCGAAGCCGTTCCCCGCAGCTGGCACGTCGCCGAACTCGACGACGCGGGCGAACCGGTCCGCCTCGCCGCCGCCCCCGCCGACCTGATCCGCATCATCCGGGCACTGAACGCCACACGAGCATCCCAGAAAACCACGCTTACCGAGGCCTGA
- a CDS encoding RHS repeat-associated core domain-containing protein, translating into MQDGPPLLRPHFGRFTQPDPSGQETNPYFYAAGDPVNRTDPTGLFSFSDILDTGGEIFGVVSGCVSGVGAAASTGTIQYAAAVGGVVGAGVGSAVGAGAAVVGSCALGGVAGYYGADIITYG; encoded by the coding sequence GTGCAAGATGGGCCACCGCTACTGCGACCCCACTTCGGCCGCTTCACCCAGCCCGACCCCTCCGGCCAGGAAACCAACCCCTACTTCTACGCCGCCGGCGACCCGGTCAACCGGACCGACCCCACCGGCTTGTTCAGCTTCTCGGACATTCTGGACACCGGTGGTGAAATCTTCGGCGTCGTGTCTGGTTGCGTGTCGGGCGTCGGTGCAGCCGCATCAACCGGAACCATCCAGTACGCCGCTGCGGTCGGAGGAGTGGTTGGTGCCGGAGTTGGCAGCGCGGTTGGCGCCGGTGCCGCCGTGGTCGGCAGTTGTGCGTTGGGAGGCGTCGCGGGCTACTACGGAGCCGACATCATCACCTACGGATGA
- a CDS encoding IS5 family transposase (programmed frameshift) → MRLSASLPVCLGVGNRQSRPWVVSDELWSLVEPLLPKPGPKKAEGRPRVPGRQALCGILFVLHTGIQWEYLPQELGFGSGMTCWRRLAAWNEAGVWDRLHQLMLNELRSKGRLDWERAVIDSARAGRTQGPKSGPSPVGRARPGSKHHLIVDGQGIPLAVSPTGGNRNDVTQLEPLLDKIPAVAGRVGRPRRRPDALLADRGYDHDKYRRLLRQRGIRPVIARRGEPHGTGLGIFRYVVERTIAWLHGFRRLRIRWERRDDIHEAFLDLAVCLITHRHVQRLCY, encoded by the exons ATGAGACTCTCGGCCTCTCTGCCCGTATGTCTGGGTGTGGGAAACCGTCAGTCGCGGCCGTGGGTCGTGTCGGATGAACTGTGGTCGCTGGTCGAGCCGTTGCTGCCGAAGCCGGGTCCGAAGAAGGCCGAGGGCAGACCGCGGGTGCCGGGCCGCCAGGCCCTGTGCGGGATCCTTTTCGTCCTGCACACCGGCATCCAGTGGGAGTACCTGCCCCAGGAGCTCGGCTTCGGCTCGGGCATGACCTGCTGGCGGCGCCTGGCGGCCTGGAACGAGGCCGGCGTCTGGGACCGGCTCCACCAGCTGATGCTGAACGAGCTGCGGTCGAAGGGCCGGCTGGACTGGGAGCGGGCGGTGATCGACTCC GCACGTGCGGGCCGCACGCAGGGGCCCAAAAGCGGGCCCAGCCCGGTCGGCCGCGCACGGCCGGGCAGCAAGCACCACCTCATCGTCGACGGACAGGGCATCCCGCTCGCGGTGTCGCCGACCGGCGGCAACCGCAACGATGTCACCCAGCTCGAGCCGCTGCTCGACAAGATTCCCGCCGTCGCGGGCCGGGTCGGCAGACCCCGCCGACGCCCCGACGCACTACTGGCCGACCGCGGCTACGACCACGACAAGTACCGCCGCCTGCTCCGGCAGCGCGGCATCCGCCCCGTGATCGCGAGACGGGGCGAGCCGCACGGCACCGGCCTGGGCATCTTCCGCTACGTCGTCGAGCGCACGATCGCCTGGCTCCACGGCTTCCGCCGCCTGCGCATCCGCTGGGAACGACGCGACGACATCCACGAAGCATTCCTCGACCTCGCCGTCTGCCTGATCACCCACCGCCACGTCCAACGCCTTTGTTACTGA
- a CDS encoding IS630 family transposase (programmed frameshift) — MRYAQGGGLTPQGQAARERVRMLAADGFVRGEKNTVIAKELRVSVRSVERWRRSWREGGRQALRPSSPAKRPKLGHSDFAVLEPLLLEGAMAQGWADERWTLSRVRLLIADQLGVSLSIRGVWELLRRHGWSCQQPARRAVERDAAAVSGLGEGDLAPGKATAAALGAWLVFEDEAAVSMTSHRARTWAPRGSTPVVRFNGASRGRITMAALVCFKAGERSRLIYRPRVQGHHQGAHRGFTWQDYRDLLVRAHLQLGGPILVIWDNLNVHRCSRLREYAAEHDWLTIVQLPSYAPDLNPVEGIWSLLRRSTTANVVFRDRDHLVQAVRSGLRRIQRRTDLIEGCLAETGLTLNTTTQRKGQ; from the exons ATGAGATATGCGCAGGGTGGTGGTCTCACTCCGCAGGGCCAGGCCGCGCGGGAGCGGGTGCGCATGCTGGCTGCCGATGGCTTTGTGCGGGGTGAGAAGAACACGGTGATCGCGAAAGAACTGCGGGTCAGCGTCCGGTCGGTGGAACGGTGGCGCCGCTCCTGGCGCGAGGGAGGGCGACAGGCCCTGCGCCCGTCGAGCCCGGCCAAGCGGCCGAAGCTCGGCCACAGTGACTTCGCCGTGCTCGAGCCGCTGTTGCTGGAAGGCGCGATGGCTCAGGGCTGGGCGGATGAGCGGTGGACGCTCTCGCGGGTGCGGCTGCTGATTGCCGACCAGTTGGGAGTGTCGTTGTCGATCCGCGGAGTGTGGGAGTTGTTGCGGCGGCACGGCTGGTCCTGTCAGCAGCCTGCCCGGCGGGCGGTCGAACGGGACGCTGCGGCGGTGTCCG GGCTGGGTGAAGGAGATCTGGCCCCGGGCAAAGCCACCGCGGCGGCGCTCGGGGCATGGCTGGTCTTCGAGGACGAAGCCGCTGTCTCGATGACGTCGCACCGTGCACGCACCTGGGCACCCAGGGGGAGCACACCCGTGGTTCGATTCAACGGCGCTTCCCGCGGCCGCATCACGATGGCCGCACTGGTGTGCTTCAAGGCCGGCGAACGCAGCCGTCTGATCTACCGTCCTCGCGTCCAGGGCCATCACCAAGGGGCCCATCGCGGCTTCACCTGGCAGGACTACCGTGATCTTCTCGTGCGGGCCCACCTCCAGCTCGGCGGTCCCATCCTGGTGATCTGGGACAACCTGAATGTTCATCGCTGCAGCCGATTACGTGAGTACGCGGCAGAGCATGACTGGCTCACCATCGTCCAGCTGCCCAGCTATGCACCCGACCTCAATCCGGTCGAGGGCATCTGGTCGTTGCTCCGGCGCAGCACTACCGCCAACGTCGTCTTCCGCGATCGCGACCACCTTGTCCAAGCTGTCCGCAGTGGCCTGCGCCGCATCCAACGACGCACCGACCTCATCGAGGGTTGCCTCGCCGAAACCGGTCTCACACTCAACACGACAACTCAACGGAAAGGTCAGTAG